The Palleronia sp. THAF1 genome contains the following window.
CGTTACTGCGCTGGCTCGACTTTCGCGCCGTAGCCCAGGGGCTCGCTCACGTCCTTGCCCTCCGTCTCGCCATTTTCGGCCAACCAACGTTCGGCTTCCAGCGCTGCCATGCACCCCATGCCGGCGCTGGTGACGGCCTGGCGATAGACGTGATCGGTCAGGTCGCCAGCGGCGAAGACACCGGGAACAGAGGTTTCGGTCGTGCCGGGTTTTGTGACGACGTAGCCGCCCATGTGGGTCTCAAGCTGGTCCTTGACCAGATCGGACGCCGGTGCGTGTCCGATGGCGATGAACACCCCTGAAACTTGCACTTTTCGCACATCGCCGGTTTCGGTGTTTTTGATGTTGATGCCCTCGACACCCTTCGGGCTGTCCGCGCCGTAAACACTGTCTAGCTGATGATTCCAGATCACTTCGACCTTCGGATGCTCCAGCAGGCGCTTTTGCAGGATCTTTTCCGCGCGCAACTCATCACGACGATGCACGAGCGTCACCTTGCTGGCAAAGTTGGTCAGGAACAGCGCCTCTTCGACGGCCGTGTTGCCACCGCCGATCACCGCGACCTCTTGCCCACGGTAGAAAAAACCATCGCAGGTGGCGCAGGCCGAAACGCCGAAGCCCTTGAACGCTTCCTCGGAGGGCAGACCCAACCATTTCGCCTGAGCGCCCGTCGCAAGAATCATCGCGTCGGCGGTGTATGTCGTGCCGCTGTCGGCAACGGCGGTGAAGGGCCGCTTTGACAGATCGACGGAATTGATGTGGTCCGACACGATCTCGGCGCCCATCGCATTCGCATGCGCTTCCATCCGCACCATCAGGTCCGGCCCCATGATCGAGGTATCGCCAGGCCAGTTTTCCACGTCGGTTGTAATGGTCAGCTGGCCACCGGGCTGGATGCCCTGAACCAGAACGGGCTCTAGCATTGCGCGCGCGGCATAGACGGCGGCGGTATAGCCAGCGGGGCCAGAGCCCACGATCAGCAGTTTGACATGACGGTGCGTGCTCATGGCGGTCTCCTTGCATCGGTCAGGGTGATATGGGGCGTCGCGCGCCGTTCCGAAACCCCGGAATAATCTTGCGCTACCGTGAAACATTATTGCGCACATTGCCTCTCAGGCGTAAGGTCCGCACAAATTCACGAGAGAGAACCGATGCCTGGACAACGACTCGATGCCATAGATCGCAAGATTCTGTCCGAGCTGCAACGCGACGGACGCATGACCAACGTAGAATTGGCCAAACGCGTCGGAATATCTGCCCCACCCTGCCTGCGCCGGGTGCGGACGCTCGAAGAACAGGGCTTCATCCGCGGCTACCATGCACAGGTTGATGTACGCCAATTGGGCTTTGAGGTGCAGGTCTTCGCCATGGTTGGCCTGCAAAGCCAGGCCGAAGCCGATCTCGCCGCGTTCGAAGAGCGGTGCCGCAACTGGCCGCTGGTTCGCGAATGCCACATGCTGAACGGAGAGGTCGATTTCGTCCTGAAGTGCGTGGCGCCCGATCTGTCGAGCTTCCAAGGCTTCCTGACCTCGGAATTATTGACCGCGCCGAACGTCGGCAGCGTCAAGACCTCGCTTGTGATCCGCGCCGCCAAGGACACGCCGGGCGTGCCGTTCGACATCTTGGAACAACGGCTAACGAAGCAGGCTTAAGGGTCAGGCGACGTGCGTGATCTTCGCAAGAATGTCGCCCTGCAACCGCTCTAGCGCCAGAACGCCGAAGTCTGACGGATGCGTCAGGTGCGGGAACATGGACATATACAGCCGTTCCTGCCCATGCGGCAAAGCACGATCCAGCTTGCCGGGATGCACGCTTTCCACTTCGACACCGTTGGCGGTAAAGGTCGTGTGACGCGCAAAACCTATGTGAAAAACCTGCACGCTGGACATCGGATTGATCCGGATGACGGCTTCCCCGTCCGCCAGCGATGCGACCGGCACCAACGCGGCATCGGCTCCGATCAGCGTGCGCAGTGCCGTGCGGCGCGAGACCAGTCGCGCAGCGGGACCAAGCAGCAGGTCAGGTGCGGGGCGACTGGGGCCAAGGCTGTCTGCGGCAATACGATAGAGCGCTAGATTACGGTGAGTCGGCGCGATGACACGGCTGCCCTTCCACAATAATGGTTCGACGCCGCGATCTGTGATGACGCGGTCGCCGGGCAGAAGGTCTTCGATCGCACAGGGGCCATCGGGCGTCATCACAAGTCCGCCACGGGCGATGGCGGTGAACGCTTCGGTGAAAAGCGACGTCGACGGAGCCGCAACGGTGCGATCCTCGATAATGCCGTTCGGCTCCAGCCATGTGATGTCGTAGCGCGTATCGCGGGGTATGGCTTCCGACTCCTCCAGTATCGGAACAATGGGCATCATCCCCCTTCGGACCGTCCATGGGCGGCGCGAGGGCGGGAAGGCACGATTTGGCGTGTGATCGTTGGGCATGATCAGCTTGCTTTCGCAAGCCGGACCGGACGCTCGCCACGTTGAAATGGCAGCGCGGGCTGCGGTTTGGCAGCTTGGGCGATGGCAGCAGCAATCCAGCGGCGTGTGGTCATGGGCGGGTCCAGTGCGGGCAGTGTTTCTGTCCTGCACAAGGTGCCGCTGGAATCGGGCGACCGCGTGACGGGTCACGGGCGTTTCAGGGGCCTTGTTGCGCCCTTGTCGTCAATCGACCCGGATGACCGAGATCAACCGCCCGTAATCGGCCTCTCGCGCGTGGGTCGCGCGGCGGTAGGAAAAGAAGCGATTCGCGTCGTGGTAGGTGCAGTGCCGTATCCATTCCGCACCGCCGACACCCGCCTGACGCAAGGCGTGCAGCCCATAGCCCGGTAGATCGAAATGCAACCTATCGCCCTGTCCTTGCGCAAAGAAGCGCGGCGCGTCGGGTTCGTCCATAGCGAAGTCGTCCAGCATCTCGGGGCCGACCTCGTAATTGGCCTGGCTGATCGAGGGGCCGATGGCCGCGTTTATCCGGGTTCGATCCGCTCCCAGGCGCTCCATCGCGTCGATGGTGTTCGCGATGACGCCTGCCAGCGCGCCTTTCCAGCCCGCGTGGGTCGCGGCCACCACGCCGGCGTCCGGGTCGGCGAATAGGATCGGCATGCAATCGGCGGTCAGGATACCGAGCGCGATACCGGGCGCGGCGGTCACCATTGCGTCGGCTTCCACGGGCGCGCTGCCCGGTTCGATCACGGCCACCCGGTCGGAATGCACCTGCTGCACCGTGTGCAAGGCTTCGGGATCTACCCCCATCGCATCGGCGACGCGGGCGCGGTTGATGCGCACGATGTCGGCCTGATCGGAGGAGCCGTTGCCGCAGTTCAGGCCCTGAAACACGCCAGAGGACGCACCACCCTGACGGGTGAAGAAGCCATGGCGCACAGGCTCCAGCAGGTCGGATGTCAGGGGGGTCAGCGTCACAACCTTGGCTCCAGTCCCGGCGGCGGCCCGGCCGTATCGTGGAGGGCCATTACCTTGAATAGCTCACCCATTTCATCGGGGTGGGTCAAGCGGCGGTGGGCGGCAACGTGGTTTTCAAGCGCGGCGCCGGTCAGATTCTGGGCGAGCGCCGTCGCGCGGGCGGTGATGCCAAGCCGTTCCAGCCAGACACCTTGGGGCACGGTCGCGCTGGCGGGGCAGGAGGCGGCCGTGGCGAGCGCTTCGAAATCGACGTGGGCCGTCAGGTCAGCGGCACCGGGGTCAATCAGCGGATTTGTATTTTTGTGATCTTTGACAGCCTGGAAAGTGTCCCCAACCGGCGAATCCTGTCCATAATCGAACAACAGCGCCACGCCGCCGTGGCTGGCGATCCGCTCTCCCAGCACCTGCGCGATGGACTGAGCCGCAGCGCATGTTTCGACCGTGTCGCCGGGCTGGGTTGCCTGACGTCGCGCCTCTAACCGTGGCACGGGCCCGATCTCTGACAGCGCGAAACGCAAGTCACCGTCAGCCGCGTCCACCAACCGCTCTCTCCACCCGTCACCATCCCGCAGGAACTGGCGAATAGGCAGGGCGTCGAAGAACTCGTTGGCCACAAGGAACAGCGGCAGATCGGGCAGATCATCCACGCCGCCGACCCATTCCGCAGTGGGAACAGCCCGCGACTGTGCCGCACGCAGGCGATCGGATGCCTCGACCAGCACAACCCTAACGGCTGCGTGGAAGCCTGGCACACGGCGTGTCGCGCGCAGAAGGTCGATCATCAGCGTCCCGCGCCCCGGCCCAAGCTCTGCCAGACAGAACGGCGCGGGCGACCCGCGATCCAGCCACGCCTGCGCAAGGGCAAGCCCCACAAGCTCTCCGAACATCTGGCTG
Protein-coding sequences here:
- a CDS encoding Lrp/AsnC family transcriptional regulator, yielding MPGQRLDAIDRKILSELQRDGRMTNVELAKRVGISAPPCLRRVRTLEEQGFIRGYHAQVDVRQLGFEVQVFAMVGLQSQAEADLAAFEERCRNWPLVRECHMLNGEVDFVLKCVAPDLSSFQGFLTSELLTAPNVGSVKTSLVIRAAKDTPGVPFDILEQRLTKQA
- a CDS encoding Hint domain-containing protein, with protein sequence MPIVPILEESEAIPRDTRYDITWLEPNGIIEDRTVAAPSTSLFTEAFTAIARGGLVMTPDGPCAIEDLLPGDRVITDRGVEPLLWKGSRVIAPTHRNLALYRIAADSLGPSRPAPDLLLGPAARLVSRRTALRTLIGADAALVPVASLADGEAVIRINPMSSVQVFHIGFARHTTFTANGVEVESVHPGKLDRALPHGQERLYMSMFPHLTHPSDFGVLALERLQGDILAKITHVA
- the pgeF gene encoding peptidoglycan editing factor PgeF, which codes for MTLTPLTSDLLEPVRHGFFTRQGGASSGVFQGLNCGNGSSDQADIVRINRARVADAMGVDPEALHTVQQVHSDRVAVIEPGSAPVEADAMVTAAPGIALGILTADCMPILFADPDAGVVAATHAGWKGALAGVIANTIDAMERLGADRTRINAAIGPSISQANYEVGPEMLDDFAMDEPDAPRFFAQGQGDRLHFDLPGYGLHALRQAGVGGAEWIRHCTYHDANRFFSYRRATHAREADYGRLISVIRVD
- the trxB gene encoding thioredoxin-disulfide reductase, whose product is MSTHRHVKLLIVGSGPAGYTAAVYAARAMLEPVLVQGIQPGGQLTITTDVENWPGDTSIMGPDLMVRMEAHANAMGAEIVSDHINSVDLSKRPFTAVADSGTTYTADAMILATGAQAKWLGLPSEEAFKGFGVSACATCDGFFYRGQEVAVIGGGNTAVEEALFLTNFASKVTLVHRRDELRAEKILQKRLLEHPKVEVIWNHQLDSVYGADSPKGVEGINIKNTETGDVRKVQVSGVFIAIGHAPASDLVKDQLETHMGGYVVTKPGTTETSVPGVFAAGDLTDHVYRQAVTSAGMGCMAALEAERWLAENGETEGKDVSEPLGYGAKVEPAQ
- a CDS encoding class I SAM-dependent methyltransferase is translated as MTALRDILLRQIALNGPMTVADYMTACLLHPVHGYYTTHDPLGAQGDFITAPEISQMFGELVGLALAQAWLDRGSPAPFCLAELGPGRGTLMIDLLRATRRVPGFHAAVRVVLVEASDRLRAAQSRAVPTAEWVGGVDDLPDLPLFLVANEFFDALPIRQFLRDGDGWRERLVDAADGDLRFALSEIGPVPRLEARRQATQPGDTVETCAAAQSIAQVLGERIASHGGVALLFDYGQDSPVGDTFQAVKDHKNTNPLIDPGAADLTAHVDFEALATAASCPASATVPQGVWLERLGITARATALAQNLTGAALENHVAAHRRLTHPDEMGELFKVMALHDTAGPPPGLEPRL